One Primulina eburnea isolate SZY01 chromosome 4, ASM2296580v1, whole genome shotgun sequence genomic window, AGGTTTTCAAGAATTCCTCTAAAATCTCATATCTGATTTCATCCTaacaacttaaaaatttaatcatTCGACTCATGAAAGTGCATTCAGCCACGGTTATACTTTATTAATTGATGATGCTTCACAATACTGGGCAGGCACTGTTTCCAGGATTGTGTTTAATTGAAAGAAGTCACTCCTCATAGATATAAAGTTTCTGAAGCTGCTTCATGACAAGAAATTAGGTGAATTTTTCcatcttttatttatgtttaatgaTGCTGAAATTAATCATATAAATCGATCAGTTCTAGTTCACGTTGCTTCTTAATAATTTGGTAAGTCCTAGCTTGAATTTTCACTATGGAACACTTCATTATGTATATTTTCATATGATGGAGTTTGGTACACTTGAATGGACGAGCGAAACACATGGAATGCAGCCACGCATACTCTAGTATAAACAAGGAGAGTGAATCTGTGGTGCAAATTAAGTGAATGTCAAAGCTCTTTACACATAAATATGAAGGTATTGTTTCATGCATATTTCTGTCGTATGATGCTTTTTGAACTTCGTACCATAAAGATGCTTGTTGGGTATTATACCTAAACACTTGTGTTACCTTGATCAATGAATAAACGGTGTTTTTTGTGCCATAAATGCTACTTTTTATCCGTTTACGAGTATTATTATTTCAAACTTTTGGTTGAGAGAGCCTAATTTTTGAGGTTCTAGCTGCTAATAGCACCAAACAAAATACTACGTGAAACGGTGTTCACTCACTCATCACTAGCTTAACATGGTAGGTGTAAACTTAAAAGCGCATTGCAATTGCGAAGGAAGCGTGTTACGAGCAAATTATGGAAAAGCGCATAATACACAAACCCCCAACGTTCAAAGATCAGAGTGCGAAAAGTCGGAAGCACCCCTATACCTCAGCATATAAAAACCTGGCTTCGGTATTCCTCATAATAAACCTAAAATAATATAGAAAAGCAGAGCAGGCAATCCATTTCTCCTCTGCCATTTCCATCTTCTTCGAATTTCAGAGAAATACATTCCACGGTATAGTTTTTTCCATGGAACCTGGGGTTCAGTGTGAACTTTGAATTCGTGGATATGGCCATGGACACACAAAGATCCAGGGCGTTGCATAATTTTTCGTTTCCGGGCGGTTTAAGGTGGGGGAATCAGAGATCTCTCCGTTGCATAAAGGTAGACTGTGACAGACAAGGCTTGCCGCTTCGAGAATTCGCCTCCGATGGTTCTGATTCTTCTGGTCACCGCCAACATCAGGATTCAAGCCAACTGCGGCAGACCACGGGAGGTAGGGATAGAGAGAAAGGCTCTCCTGATTCTGATTTTGTGTTTCTTGGATCCATCCAGATGGATTGTACTCCGCCACAGGGAACACATGGTGGCTGGGGAATCGGAGACGATGAGGGTAATGGAGTCACCGCCGTGAGAGAGAACGTGATGTTTGATTGTCAGAAGGCTGCTGATGAATCGAAAGTGTCGATTTTCAAGGAGGGAGGAGAGGATTCTGTGTCTCCGCAGTCGCTAACGCCTCATCCTGCGGCGATGTCCGTGGGAGGTGACACCAATAGGCCGTGGAATCTGAGGAAGAGGCGAGCTGCGTGTAAGACACCGGCAAGTGAGTTCACCGTCGGGTTAAATGGTGTTGCTTCTTGCCCCGGCGGCGGCGGGAAGGGTATGAGGGAAGATGTTGCGAGACCCAGTTCTGAAATTTCTCTAATTAAAGCCGCCGCTGTAACTGGCAAGTCGCTGCGGAGTGGCAGCAACGGGTGCGGAGAGAAAAGGAAACGGGAGAAGTTCTCAGTTTCCCTGTCAAAGAGAGAAATTGAAGAGGATTTCTTGACACTTACTGGTCATAAACCACCGCGCAGACCCAAGAAGAGAGCCAAGATTGTTCTGAGACAATTGGACGTGAGCACATAAAAACCTCAATAATTCATTTTCGCGAACTCGTCTTTGATTTTATAAAAACAATGAAAATTAAGGGTCCTGATTATTTGACCATATTATTCATAGAAATGCATAGAATCACTGTTTTATTGAGTCTTCTGATTTTGTGCAGACATTGTTCCCCGGATTGTGGTTGACAGAAATTACACCAGAATTGTATAAAGTTTCTGGAGCAGCTGCTCCATGACAAGAAAGGTGAttgttttttcatattttatgctatcCTATCTAAGAATGCTGAAATAATATAGATTGATTACTACTAGATTTGGTTATTTGGTgctaaaatttgaaattatgggTGGATTTGCAGTTTCTCTGGAGTTAGAAGAAGCCTTGTTTGCTTGCACAACTGGTTGATTGCACAGGATGGAGAAATATAGAGTGATATGCTTAGCAGTGTCGCAATGTTGATCTGGGAATCTGATCAAAATGTTCTTCTGGTAAAATGTGGTGTACAAGAGAGAGTTGGTAGCTTTAAGAATGTTAATTTGAATCAGTTCTGTTCATAGATTAGTTGTTTCACATTTTTGTTATGGTTTAGGGAAATAAAGAAGCCTAGTATAGTGAAAAAGATTGGTGGGGtaattgtgttttttttttcttgatatTAATACAATTGAACAGAATGCTGCCTCGCGCAGTGCATGTTTAGTTTATTGAATGCTCGTTTTAATTACATGTTGTGTTCGATGCTTTATGGACATCCTTCCACAGGCTTCCGAAGCGTAAAGCGCAGAGAGAGTAAGCGAGCCAACCGCTAACGAGTGGTTTCGGGAGTAGCTCACAAGCAGCTCCGTCAAAGTTCGAGTAACCAAAATCCAAGTTATAAATTTTTTGAATGACCGTTTACTCTCAATATTAAATGATGTATTGGTAGGATCTAATAGCCAACCTAACTGTTTCTTGAAGTATGAGTTAACGTCTTTTACAAGTATTATAAGAAAtataaatgacaaaaacttacgtaagacggtctcacgagtcgtattttgtgagatggatctcttatatagatcatcaatgaaaaaatattattttttatgttaagagctttactttttattatgaatatctatAGGATTGACCcatctcaaaaataaataatcgtgagaccgtctcacaagagaccttcTCAATATAAATTATGTAACATGCTTTGCTTTgagtttgaaaatttaatatatatatatatatatatatatatatatatatatatatatatatatatatatata contains:
- the LOC140830518 gene encoding uncharacterized protein, coding for MAMDTQRSRALHNFSFPGGLRWGNQRSLRCIKVDCDRQGLPLREFASDGSDSSGHRQHQDSSQLRQTTGGRDREKGSPDSDFVFLGSIQMDCTPPQGTHGGWGIGDDEGNGVTAVRENVMFDCQKAADESKVSIFKEGGEDSVSPQSLTPHPAAMSVGGDTNRPWNLRKRRAACKTPASEFTVGLNGVASCPGGGGKGMREDVARPSSEISLIKAAAVTGKSLRSGSNGCGEKRKREKFSVSLSKREIEEDFLTLTGHKPPRRPKKRAKIVLRQLDTLFPGLWLTEITPELYKVSGAAAP